TTACAATAAAAACAGGTTCTTTTTCTTCTTTTTTAGCTTTCGCTAACCTATTTTTTTGTTCTGAAGTTAAGACCTCATTTGCGTTTTGTAATTCGCCCGTTGCAGCTACTACATGATCAGCTGGCAAAGTAATTTTCACATCATAATCTCCAAAAGGCAACGTAAACTCTCCGCCTCCTAAAAATTGTTTATTCTGCCAACCTTCAACATCATTATAGACACACATTCTAGGATAGAATTGGGCAATTGTATAGATATAATTATCTTCATCTTTAAAATACTCATATCCTGAACGACCTCCGACAGCCATTCTATCATTGATGTTAAAGTTCCATTTGATATCAAAACTAATTGAAGCTCCAGCTTTTAAAGGTGTCTCTAAATCTATACGTAGCATTGTTTTATTAATGGTATAGTCTAAAGCTTTGTTATTTGATTTAATATATTCAATATTGAATCCCCCTTCAAAATCATGTTTCATTCTTTTAAAGTTGATACTATTGATATCATTCGTTTCTGCTTTATACGTATCAGATTCTGGATGACGCATATTTTGATCCAGTTGCAACCATAAATAAGTTAGGTCATCTGGGGAAGCATTATGATAAGTGACTTTTTCAGTTCCCTTAATATGCTGCTTTGTATCATCCAATTCAACAGACATAACATAATCTGCTCTGTTTTGATAATATTCGTGTCCAGGAGCTCCTGATGCCGTTCTATAGACATTCGGGGTAGCTAATTCTTGCTTTAGTTGCCTAAACTTGTTTTGATTGGTACTTCCTTGGGCTACGGCATAGTTTCCTATCCCAATAACTGCTAATAATGCTGTAATTTTGATTCCTCTATTTATCATTTATTTTAAATGTATGAAATGAATGTTTATGTATATAAGTATGACTGTACGTCTTTTCGTGTATTTTTAAGTTAACAATATTGTGTTGTTGTAAAAATGTTGGCAACAAGATATCATTTTTTATCTTAACTGTTTGAATAATATCCGGTAAATCGACTGTTATAAAACACCAAAAAGTTCCATCTGGATTCAACTCCTCTCCTACCAATTCAATTTTTCGAACTCCTCCATTAATTGTAAACTGGAAATGCTTTGATAAATAACGTTCTAATAGTTCAAATGTAGCTTCGTCTATTTTTTCTAAATTAATTCTTTTACCACTCTCAATAAAGAGAACTTTTTCTAGATCATCAGCATCTATTTTTACTTCAATTTCAAACTGCTTTTGTGTTTCGTTGACATAAACATTCGCAATACTAACATAATATTCATGCACAAACGATGAATGAACTAGCCATACTATAAAGGCGATAAAAATTCCAAAGCTCTTTAATTTTCCCATGGTAATAATTTTTGTCCTTGTTTAAGCAATTTTGGTGCCTTTTTATTCAAGTCTCTCCCTTCTAAGACCAATGCATACTTTTTTAAATAAGCTGCTGCCATAACTTTGGAATTAAAAAAGTCTTTGGCATATTCATGGCAAGCTTGTCTATCATAAGTATTATTTTCAATGGCTGCTGCTAATTCCAATTTATTAGCCGATAAATACCCATATTTTTCGGTGACTATTTCGGATAAGCTTCCATAAGGTGTTCCAAAAACTGGACAACCAAAATATAAGCTTTCAGTAATTGCTAGTCCAAATGGTTCCGACCATCTAACTGGAAATACCAACCCTTTTGAACCATTTAAAAACTTGTTTTTTGTCTCACCACCCACCATGCCTTCAAATGAAATCCTTGATGACAAAGTAAAACGTACTCCCATTTTAAAATTAATACGTTTTCCTCCTAGAACTTTCAACTGTTCTTTTTGAGTTTGTTTGATTGTTGCTATTGCGCCTTTAACATTTTTAACTTTCCAAGCTGCGTTTCCCAAGAAGTGAAAATAACTCCGCTCATTATCGAGGTTTGGCTCTCCATAATCTTCCCAATCTAAACCATTATGAACAAAAGAATCAGACCCATATCTATTGGCATGATTTTCTGAAACAAAAATGGAGTTTTTAGCAAAAGGTTCAAAGTGATTTCTGTTACCGTGAACAGTAACTACATAAGGAAACTTAAGTTCCTTGATTTCTTTTGCTTGATAATGATAATGAACAATGTCTGTTGACTTAGGAATTTGCTCATGAATATCAACAGCTTCATCTCTCTCTATTACTTCAGCAAAATCACATGAAGAACCTTTAGGGACAATGTATTTTACTTGATGACCTAAAGCAACTAACTCTTTACCCAAATACCAAATCACACGCTCAGTTCCCCCGTATTTATGTACTGGTATTTTACTATTATGTATAATGAGGATATTCATTGGGTTATAAAGTCACTTGGTAATGAGCTAACTTTCCAAGAGT
The genomic region above belongs to Flavobacteriales bacterium and contains:
- a CDS encoding glycosyltransferase, whose translation is MNILIIHNSKIPVHKYGGTERVIWYLGKELVALGHQVKYIVPKGSSCDFAEVIERDEAVDIHEQIPKSTDIVHYHYQAKEIKELKFPYVVTVHGNRNHFEPFAKNSIFVSENHANRYGSDSFVHNGLDWEDYGEPNLDNERSYFHFLGNAAWKVKNVKGAIATIKQTQKEQLKVLGGKRINFKMGVRFTLSSRISFEGMVGGETKNKFLNGSKGLVFPVRWSEPFGLAITESLYFGCPVFGTPYGSLSEIVTEKYGYLSANKLELAAAIENNTYDRQACHEYAKDFFNSKVMAAAYLKKYALVLEGRDLNKKAPKLLKQGQKLLPWEN